From the genome of Platichthys flesus chromosome 10, fPlaFle2.1, whole genome shotgun sequence:
TGGCCTCGCTGGATGAAGCCTCGCTGGTCTTCACCTCCACAGTGGAGCCCACCTGGAGCACAGAGGCAGCATCAGTAACACACGGTGGATTTAAGGTAAACATTAACACAATGGTCTCCAGCAGAGCTGCTGGTCTGGAACCATCACGATACCACAGCTCCTTCATCTGGAGGAGATCCCACATTTGTATGAAACTCATGTTAAATGAGAATAACTATAAAAAACAGTTGCAGGGGATTGGTCAGACAGCCAAGAGAAAATGTGACATCACATGATATCAGCTGATTTAGCGAAACCGGTCTCAGTATCATCACTCCGCCCCCCCACAGCCAATCAGGACACGTGCAGGCTGCATCTCAGAGGAACTGTTAGTTCTTAAAGCTGCACAGGGTGAAACAGGTGAACACACAGAACCAccagtgaactgacctcagatcagaagAGGACTTGAATCCATCATTTGAAACCAGCGTGTTAACACAAAAATCTGGAGTTTAGACTCCAGGTCTTTCTAGAATCTTTCTTTAGTTAATCAACAAATCATTTCAACTGCTCTGATGATAAAACAAAGTGTGGAGCTGAGGACTGATCCTGAATCAGTGGCTCGGTCACTTTGACCCTGAGGTCCTGGTCGTGCACGTCACTtctaatgtgtttaaatacatgtttcacAAACTCTCATGAGGATCCAACAAACACAAGTGAACTAGTGTACGTGTCCTAATAGCTTCTGACCCGTGAAggtgtttattgttaacgtGTAAAGAAAATGCAGCTAGGCGCGGGGGGGCATGCAGCAGGGGGACACAGACCGGTACAAGGACACCGGACCTGTACTGTGGGTCTGCCCTGATCCTGAAGCTGCCGGGGCAGTGATTGGTGTTTAGCTGGGTACAAAGCCTGACCTTGATTCAAGATAATACTGTTGTACCAGAAACCCTAACACtactttgttttcataatgGTTGGAAGGTGTAATCCTGATTAAATGAAGCGTGCAGCCCAAACGCAGACGCCACTGTGATCAGGTGTGACTCTTCTCTTTCACAGGACTCAGACAAACTGCTCTGGTCCAAACGTGCACTTCCTGTCAGACGTCCACCTGCTGCCTGTGTCTCACCTTGACCTTCACCATGCGCTTCACAGTCTTGATCTTGGCCTCGCAGAAGGCTCCTCTGTACTTAGCACTGACGTCCGTCCCCACCGTCAGGTGAGCAGGCTCGTCTGctgcctgaaacacacacaaacacaacatcaggACTCACACATCCCTCTGAGGAACATCAGCTACACAACAGAGACAGGCTAACACTGCTGGTGACTGGTCTGACTCACCTGAACCCAGGAGTGTTTCTATTTGAGGTTCACACAAACTGTCACACCTCTaagttgggaggggggggggggggggggggaaatcgatTCAGTTACGAATCTCAATTCTTGTGAATGATGATTTTTCTAAATCGCCACGCTGCCTCGCAAATCGATGTTTTGTCTGTAGCCTACTTTCAATTATTCTATTCAAGGCAGAAGAAAACGTTGCCTCTCATAATCCTACAGACGGAGCAATGCAATCTGTTCCTTCAGGATTTGCTTCTTGGCTAGAAGCGCAGCTAGTGGACAAGTAGTCCTCttggaaaatgaaagaaaacatagATCGCACTAGTCAGTCAGTGAGCGAGTCAGTAAGTGAGCGAGTCAGTAAGTgagccagtcagtcagtcagtgagcgagtcagtcagtgagccagtcagtcagtgagcctGCTTTAGCGGCACCGACAGTCAGTCGCTCACTTGGTTCCCTCTCCGTCTCGAGGTCCGCCCCTCTGAGGGATTTCACTTCTCCACCTCTACCGTGGTTTCAGATTTGTCTCGTCGgctcctcctcactccttccttccttcgcGTACTTCTGAttcccatcccccccccccccactgatgCAGAGGATGTCTGACCCAGACTTAAGACAAACCTCCGGAAAATGTTCGGACTCAAATTATCTCAACGATCCAGAGTTCCTGAGATGAGCCTCTGTCCTGTTTCATCCTCTGCTGTGAACATTCAGACAAATAAAGAGGAGGTCACCTGATTTCAATCTCATCGCCTGGTGTTTCATTATAATTAACTTCTTGTTCAGTGAGCCGAGGTTCAGGTGGCGGGGGGGGGCGGTCAGACAGCCAAGAGAAAATGTGACATCACATGATATCAGCTCATTTAGCGAAACCTCTCAGTATCATCACTCCGCCcccaacagccaatcaggacGCTGATGACTTGTTGATTTCAAAGTCACtgtattaaatatttgtgtattAGTGTAAGAGCTCTGTGAGGAGCACACACTCCTAAACACATGTTACACTTCACTTACATCTTTGTGGTAAATGACGGTGAAATGAGATTTTCAATGTGATCTCACTATTTTCAAAATCCCGCTGTGAACCAATCGGAGAGGAGTACGAGCCCCACTGGGAGCAGCGTGGACCAATGGGCAGACTGGTCAGAGACTCACCCACAGTGTAGAGACTGGCGTCTGTCAGTTTGCTGATGATGGCCTCGCTGGATGAAGCCTCGCTGGTCTTCACCTCCACAGTGGAGCCCACCTGGAGCACAGAGGCAGCATCAGTAACACACGGTGGATTTAAGGTAAACATTAACACAATGGTCTCCAGCAGAGCTGCTGGTCTGGAACCATCACGATACCACAGCTCCTTCATCTGGAGGAGATCCCACATTTGTATGAAACTCAAGTTAAATGAGAATAActataaaaaacacagttgcAGGGGATTGGTCAGACAGCCAAGAGAAAATGTGACATCACATGATATCAGCTGATTTAGCGAAACCGTTCTCAGTATCATCACTCCGCCCCCCCACAGCCAATCAGGACACGTGCAGGCTGCATCTCAGAGGAACTGTTAGTTCTTAAAGCTGCACAGGGTGAAACAGGTGAACTCACACAGAACCAccagtgaactgacctcagatcagaagAGGACTTGAATCCATCATTTGAAACCAGCGTGTTAACACAAATATCTAGAGTTTAGAATCCAGGTCTTTCTAGAAACTTTCTTTAATCAAGAGGGGGGATTTAAACTGAACTTCACGAGCAGCTGATGAAGAGTTGTGTTCTCGGCCTATGTGTGATGAAGGAGGTGAAGTGTGATAGTTTAtacacataatttataactatatTACTGGCAccatcaccaatctctgcaccttaaaaccgctcGTAACTcttctactgtatatattgttgtttttaatttgttatattgttgtttgaaaagtgcaccaaccacaccaaggcaatttcttGTATGTGCAactatacatggcaataaagaattctgattctgatgtgacACGTGACTCCagacatgaagaagaggagcagctcctccagcactcaccttcatcttcactgCTTGAGTCCAGCTCGACACGTGACTCGGGCTGGTTTCCAGCTCGTTCTTCATCTCTGTAGAAAACACATGGTTGTGATTATTATTTCGTTCTTAAGCTTacacaataaaataatgtaaCTTCAAAGACTTCAAAATCCCCGCGTGGCGATCAAACAAAATGGCGCCAGCATCGTGTTCCATGTTTCGCCGTGAACGTTAAATATCATTCAAAAACATATTAACAGTTAAAACCAGCAGCGCCGCTCACTACTTTGAACAACACGTCATTAAAAcctttcattttttaataagATTATAAAATATCGCGGAGCATTCAGCAGGTGACTTACCCTCAGCAACGTGCAGCCACACTGAGGGCGGAAGGGGTCGACCGGAAGTATACTCTTTCAGGGGAACGCAAAGGGTGACGCACAGCAACGTCATTTCCGGAGGCAGCCTCGGATCTCTGCTTGCCCATTCATTCTCCACCGGCTCCGGTCACTACGTCCAACCGGAGGAACGTTCGCTTTCCTCCGGGAAACCGCCCGCTCCTCTCCGCATGTAGCCGCTAGCTCGGGTGTTAGCCTGCTGAGCCACAGCTAGGCTAACAAGCTAACAGCGGCTAAACTGAAAGTGACCTAACGAGTGGTCCAGTTAGCCGTTAGCTCAGGTGTCACTCACGAAACCTGCACGGGTTTTACGGATCTGTGACGTCACTGGCTCCGGGGAACACGTCAAACTGCGAAGTTTCTTCTGAAACACGTGGTGTCTGTCACGTGACATGAAGAGAGAACCAGCACTGGACCCTCACGCACTTTAATGACGTGGGGCCGTGAGTGAGACTCACGTTCTTCACGGTTTCATTTCTGATCCGGAACAAGTTAAGATCAGTGGGCGGGACCTCCACGCTTTTACGTAAAAGGTTCAATGTGACGTCAGAGCCCTGGATGTCGTTTTCCTATGCGGGAACATGGAGGTGATTTGTAACAGACACGTGACCCCTCAGTGCGGGCAGGGGCGTGCACACACAGTACGAGGGCTGAGAGGAATGTCCTTATGAGTGGACATCATGTGAAGGTGTGAGAGGAGGCGGAGTCACATGAGGGTCACAGGGCTTCACCTTTAGGACTGGCTGCAGGATGTCCTGAAGAGGACACATCTCAGAAGCTGTGGTCTGAGGGGCCCCTGCAGTCAGGGAGGAGGTTCTGAGCTGCACAGGAATCTGTCACCATCAGAATCTGCTTTATTCATGTAGCTGCTTTCTAAACAGCACCAGCTGCTGGACAGGTAAACAAGGAGTCACAAGCAAAGAAGCTCTTCAACtgttttcaaactttatttattttctcaaatcaAAAGTGAACAATATAAAAGATTGAGGGCAGAGTCCGAGATGTGGGCGGGGACGCAGGGGGACGGGTCTACATGTTGTCTTCATCAGAGTCGTCGTCCTCCTCTAAAGAATCCTGAGAAGACAAACACCAGAATCACAGACTGAAGAAACGGATCCAACATGAGAATGGAGGTGGAGCTGAAGGTGGACTCAGGAGGGACCTGCTCACCTTGGCGtatttctctgcttcctctcgaACATCTTTAGGTACCAGCTCGTGTCGTCCATTTGTGACTGGAGGGGAGAGGACAAGACACAATAAgtggagagactggaggagcgACAGACAAATGGACAGACGGGTACAAGGAGAAGACGAGCACAACACCGACTGGTTCTTACCTTCTCCGACCCAGCTGAGCTCCAGCTCAAACGATTTGTCCTTCACTTCGTCATGAACGATGTAGATTCTGGACAAATGAGACGGGACAGATTCAGAGTCGGGCCGTgacaagagaataaaacacaCGTGTTGTTACAGGAGCTCCAACATGTGACGCTCTGATGACAGGAACCATTCTGCTGCATCATCTAGAAGCTTCACAGTTTCCTTTGGTGGATCATCATGTGCACCTGATGACACTTCATACAATGGGACCAACGCAGATTCTGCTCACTTCAGGGTTCTGAAGGTTTTTAACGAGTCAAATTTAGGTTAATGTGGATTTGGTGACTCACATCTTGGCGACCTCCTTGACCAGTTCTCTGCACGTCATCTCCTtcatctgacaaacaaacattaaatcaacattCAGATTCACGACTCATCTACAGAGCACGTTTCTatagagctgcagagaaaggaTCTTCCTGCTGCATGTGACCATCGGACTGATTGAATAAACTCACCTGCAGTTTTTCAATCTCTGTCTTGGCGGCTTGTTTTGCTTTTCCGATGGCGCAGCCCCAGTaaccctgaacacacaaacacagtcagctTACTGGTCTAATGGGGAGTCAGACTGCTCAGTGAAACTGAAGGTAGGACGGTAACAATCATTACAATTTTGCAATCCGCAGCTTtgcattacattttatatttatgttgattCCTTCAGTGTTGATGTTTCAGGAGCTGAATTCTACTCAGGTCTCTTCCTCTCAATTCTcaacatattcatatttaaagataCATCAAATATGACCCCATCTGTCAATAAAGACAATCTTTTAACAATCAGAACAGTCAGAACTGATTTAATTGAACtattgaatattaaatatatttttcattataaatcCACACTTCCCCATCACACCTGAGACCTTACCAAGTCCCTCAATGTACAGGGGCTCAAAGTTGGCTGGAATGTTAATCACACAGGTGTTTTCAGGAAGCACAGTGATGAGGTCATGTGTCTTATTTCTGATCTCATGCATCTTGTTGAAAGAGACACGGAGCTGGTGAGGAACAGTCGGGTTATTCTTTAGCTGAGCGCTCAGCCCGGCTCCTCACTGTTCTCACATGATGCTCTGACCTCCTGGGAACCCACACGACCAGATATTGATAATAAGTAACAGAAAAAGCCAATTTCCCCCCCGATTGTCTCATTTGCTGTTGTAGGTCATAAAGAGGCAATGATATTAAAATAAGGACGTTTTCTTCCAATTAAAAACTCCTTGTTGGGTTTTGAGATCCAGACATTTGACGAATAAAATCCTTCATCCGGTTGATCATTTATAAATTCATAGGATATGGAGATGCCCTTAGGCTGGAAAGGTTTTCTTTGTTTGACGACAGCAATCAATcgagatgtcatttcatggaggCACCATCATGACATCACTTAATAAGTGAGTTTCTTGCTAACTTCTGTCTGTCATCGCTAATCTGTCCCTTCCAGACTGCTGAATCTTCCTCGACCTCTTGATGCTGACCCCTGCTGTCAAGTGAAGTGACCACCATGTGTTGGACTCACGTATGAGATGCCTGACGGGTCGACCATGTAGAGCTGGGGACCGTCGTCTTTGTTGTAGGAGCCAAGGATGaaactgcagagagacaaacactCAGAATTCAGAGCTCCTGGAAgtctacatacattttatttccaggCTCATGAGGTcattgtgacctctgacctcaatGTGGGTTCtaaatgaacatttgtaccaaattcgAATACGTTTCCCTCAAGACGTTCTTGATATATCGTGTCCCCAATAATGAGACGGACAGAACTGAAAACATAAAGCCTCCAACCACCGGGTGTCGCTGGCACGGAGACAAAGAGTCGGTACTCCGCAGAACCAGTTCACGTGAGCAGATGACAAATGTGCTGattgttttcagaataaagtgGCGTAGCTTGTTTCCTAATGACGACGGTAAGAAGACAAAtgagtttaaaatataaaatcaatggGAGCAGGCAACTTCATTTGTGTTTCACATTTGATTCTTCTTTGACCTACAACTGAAAACAACAGAGTGGCCAAGCCGCTGTTCCCCGTGTTGtccctgaaggcagcagctGAGGCTGTGATGTGAAAAACAAGGTGGAGCTGTCTCACTCACCTGCAGCCGAACGGCCTGACGGCGCTGTACAGTGTGTAGGCGTGCACGTACATGGCCACTCTCTCAGACAGGTGCTGCAACAACAGGAAgaacagttagcttagcatcagaGCTGTGACTGTAGTCTGTATTGAACTGCATAAGATGGAGCGTCCACGGGCACATGTTGTTTAGCCTGGTCCTGAACCTCACATTTCTTTAGTTGGTGAGTGAAACACACACGGAAACAACTcaatgtacagtgtgtgttcctgtgtgacagccaacaacaacaacaacaacaacaaggggCTGATCTGAGGCAAACCTTTACCTTCAGGGGAATGTCGTGTCCGTAGTTTGATCTGAAGCTGGAGGCCTCTTCTCTGGAGACTTCAGCCAGCGAGCGAGCGTCAGCCAACAGGCCAGCTACAGcctggacagagacagagagacagacagggagacagagagtgagagagagagacagaggcagagagagagagagagagagagagagacagacagacagggagacagagagtgagtgagagagacagacagagagacagacagggagacagagagtgagtgagagacagagagagagagacagacagggagacagacagggagacagacagagagacagacagggcgacagagagagacagagagggagacagagagtgagagagagacagacagggagacagacagagagagacagacagggcgacagagagagacagagagagacagagagagacagagagagagacagagagtgagagagagacagaggcagagagagagtgagacagagacagagagagacagacagggagacagagagtgagtgaaagagagagagacagaggcagagagagggagggttagagacagagagacaaacagggagacagagagtgagtgagagagagagagacagagagacaaacagggagacagacagagagacagacagggagacagagagagacagagagtgagtgagtgagtgagagagagacagacagggagacagagagtgagtgagagagagagagacagagagacaaacagggagacagacagggagacagagagtgagtgagtgagtgagagagacagacagggagacagagagtgagtgagagagagagagacagaggcagagagagggagggttagagacagagagacaaacagggagacagagagtgagtgagagagagagagacagagagacagagagtgagtgagagagagacagagtgagagagagagagagagagagagagagacagacagggagacagagagtgagtgagagagacagacagagagacagacagggagacagagagtgagtgagagacagagagagagagacagacagggagacagacagggagacagacagagagacagacagggcgacagagagagacagagagggagacagagagtgagagagagacagacagggagacagacagagagagacagacagggcgacagagagagacagagagagacagagagagacagagagagagacagagagtgagagagagacagaggcagagagagagtgagacagagacagagagagacagacagggagacagagagtgagtgaaagagagagagacagaggcagagagagggagggttagagacagagagacaaacagggagacagagagtgagtgagagagagagagacagagagacaaacagggagacagacagagagacagacagggagacagagagagacagagagtgagtgagtgagtgagagagagacagacagggagacagagagtgagtgagagagagagagacagagagacaaacagggagacagacagggagacagagagtgagtgagtgagtgagagagacagacagggagacagagagtgagtgagagagagagagacagaggcagagagagggagggttagagacagagagacaaacagggagacagagagtgagtgagagagagagagacagagagacaaacagggagacagacagagagacagagagagacagagagtgagtgagtgagagagagacagacagggagacagagagacagacagggagacagagagtgagtgagagagagacagaggcagagagagagagagagtgagtgagagacagagagagacagacagggagacagagagagagagagagacacagagagtgagagagagacagagagacagagagagagagacagagagtgagtgagagacagacagggagacagacagagagtgagtgagagacagacagggagacagagagagacagagagagagacagacagggagacagacagagagtgagtgagagacagacagagagagacagagagtgagagagagacagacagagagagacagagagacagagagttaaacccagagacacagagagagacacagagagtgagagagggagagacagagatgacaTCAGATGCACCAATCATGTTACTGTtcaatgcttgtgtgtgtgtgtgtgtgtgtgtatatgtgtgtgtgtgtctgtgtgtgtttaccatgCCCACGTGTCTGTCGATGTTGAAGATGCGTTTGTTGGCTCCCTGTTCGTACAGTTTGGACAGAACAAGCTTCTCCACTGCGAACACAACACCATCCTTACAGCGGATACCTATGGCCGTGctgcacatacacgcacacaaacaaacacacaatcagacacacacataggatTGAGAAGGGTTCAGCCAATATTATCTTACATCTGTGTGACGGTGAATGTTCAGACTGGAAAAATCTATTTCCTGAGTTCACCAGCAATATTAAATCTAATGAAAATGTAAGatctgacatg
Proteins encoded in this window:
- the psma3 gene encoding proteasome subunit alpha type-3, which encodes MSSIGTGYDLSASTFSPDGRVFQVEYAMKAVENSSTAIGIRCKDGVVFAVEKLVLSKLYEQGANKRIFNIDRHVGMAVAGLLADARSLAEVSREEASSFRSNYGHDIPLKHLSERVAMYVHAYTLYSAVRPFGCSFILGSYNKDDGPQLYMVDPSGISYGYWGCAIGKAKQAAKTEIEKLQMKEMTCRELVKEVAKIIYIVHDEVKDKSFELELSWVGEVTNGRHELVPKDVREEAEKYAKDSLEEDDDSDEDNM